A region of the Muricauda sp. MAR_2010_75 genome:
TATCGAAAAACAGTTGGGGTGTCTCCAACTTTTTCCCATCATGGGTCTCTATCACCACATTGCCCCGCAAATCAATCAAATTGGTCTGGGAGTATACAATACCGTAGTCTGCAGAAATCACACTTTTTTGATTTTTCTCATCGAAGAAATCAACCGTGAGTCCTTCTGGAAAGGTACGGAATTTAAAGCTTTGGTTGTCAAAATCTTCGGATATGGGACTTTTGAGCACCGCAATGACCCTTGATTGTGATGAGTCCTGCGAACTTAATTCCTCTTTGCTCTCGGTATAGGTAAGGGTAAAATTTTGGGCCACACCTTGGGGAAAAATAGGTTTAACGGCTTCTTCGCCCACCCTTTCATACTGATCTCCACAGGACATAAAAAGGATTGCCACGGTAAACACCGTGGCAAAACACTTAAAAATATTTTCGGATGTTTGTTTCACCTTATAGATTCGGCACCTTAACGCTACCACCTACCCAACAGCTGAACGATATTGTTTTTCCGGCCATTCCAGAATTAAAAATCATTTCTTTGCTAGGGGCTCTTTCTGCATAGCTAGCCGCTGTTTGGCTGGCATGGCCTCCCAAAGATGGATCTACACGACCGGCTTTTCTGGCCATATCCTCGGCTTTCCAATAAATGGCCCTCTTTTCAAATGGGGTACTACCACAATCGTTGGCACTGCTTGCATAAAGATTGGCGATCAACAAATATGCTTTTCCGTTTGCAGGATTGGCATCAATGGCCTTAAGTGCGTAGCTTCTAGCTTGGGATTTGCTGGTTCTACGAACGGTTGTGGCAATTTTGTATAGGATATCAGATTTTTTATAGGAATTTGTTTCCAGTTCCACTGCTTTGTTAAAATCGGCAATAGCTCCGTTGGTGTCACCGGATTTTTGTTTTAGGGCACCACCGTATAGGTAAGCACTTGCAGAAGGTTCCAAAGCCAATTGGGCTTCGAACAATTTTCGGAACATGGGGTCATCGGTACATTCTTTTGAGAACATTCTACCCACAGCTCTTTTTACCCATGCAACGTCTCCTTTTTTCTCCTCATAACTTTTTTCATATAGAGGAATAAGGTTATCACAATCTGCCAAGGCTCCCAATTTGGAATCGATACTTGCACCTACTTTACCGTACGATTCGGAGTTGGTACTAGCAACCCTTAGCATTCTTTTTTCTTTGGATGTAATTGTATTTGCTGAATCTTTTGGAAGCAATTTAGAGATGACATCAGTCAATTTTTGATTCTCTGCCTCAACCTTTTCAGTTACATCATCATAGGTGTCAAATACATCTTGAAGATCTTTTTTACCTGCATCGTGCAAATCAACCAAACTGGAGAAGTACAGGTATAATGCTTTAGGATTTGTAAAATTCTCCCTGTCCTTTTTGAAGGCTTCATCCAACATTTTAAAAATTTCTTCATCAGAGGCCATCTTATTGTCATACAGCAATAGGGCCTTATCAATCATTACATTGGCAACAGCATAATTCTTGGGGAAATACTTTATGCTATTGTCATACAATGACAATAATTCTTGGATATACCCATCTTTATCAGCACCGGAGGAATTTTCTATTTTGTGTGATAAGATTCTTTCCCCATAGGAAAAATTGGCCTTGTTGATGTCTGGACAACTTTCGTAGACCATTTTCCAAGGTTCGTAGGCAGCATCGTAATTTTTTACTTTAGCGTGCTCTGCGTAAATGGAAAGATTGGTCATACACTCTGGGTTCTGAGCTTGAGCCATACTTAATCCCATCGTCATAGAGACCGCTATCATCGTTAAGTAGTGTTTCTTTTTCATCTTACTAGTATTAAAGTGGTTAAAGTACAAATTTTCATTAAAAAATCCTCTTATACGGATCCTTATGGTCGGTTAATTATGATTTTTTTAAAAAATGGCCCCATCAATTTATTTTTCTTTTTTGAAACCACCTTGCATTTAATGATAATCCTACATTGATTTTTAAATAACTTTCTTCAATCAAGGCGGCATCGCTGGTTCCCCTTCTTCCCAGCTCAAATCCAAGGTTCAAGTTTGAAAAGGCGGACTCATAGGATATGCCTCCTATGGGTAATCCTAATCCAAAAGTTATGCCAAAATTATTTATTTCCTTGTTGTTCACCTCCAAACCACTTACATCATACCGCAAACCAGCCCTGTAGGTGATTCTATTAAAGTAGCTTGACAGCGAACGGTGGTCCGGCACCCAATATCCTCCAAAGGCATAGGTGGTGGCATCATTATAGGTAACATTATCCAATGCCAAAAAGCTATTATCAAAATCACTGAACTGCTGAAAACTGTACTCAGCTCCCAAAAACCACTTTTTATCTTCACCAAATCCCAACCCCACCGTGGTTCGTGTGGGCATCTTCAATTCCGTATTTCTACGATTGGTAGCATCCAGATTTACATCTATGACCTCAATATCATCCCCGGTGACCAATGAGAAAGACCCCAATCGCTGTGAATTTTTGGACACGAGATTGGCTTGGGTGTTTACCCGAACCGAGGTGAACAGGGTGTACTTATCCTTTATGGTAGGGGTATAATTTAAAGCGTAATTAAAGTCGTATCCATTTACACGGGACTCCCGATTGTCCAAGGTTCCAAATTGCACATTCTCCACACTTTGAATCCGTTGGTACTCCAATGTGCCAAAGTTGTAATTTACGGTTGCTCCCAAACTAAGGTTTTTGATGGGTTCAAAACCAAGGGACAAATAAATTCGGTTTAAGCCGCCTTCTCCAGTAAAAACATTGGTCACGTTGGCTCCAGAACCGGTTGTGGTCTCATCCCTAAGGCTATACCCCACAGATGAGAGCGGCATCAGGCCAAAGCCCACCCCAACTTTGTTGGCTATAGGAAAACCAATGGACAAATAATCCAAATTGGTGTTGGAAATACGTTGCTCCTCGGTCCAATCCTTCAATCTATATTCTGTATGGCCGATCCCCGCGGTATAGGTGGTCAACCTTAACTTGGAGTACGCAGCGGGGTTTTGCAGGTTAATGTGGATACTATCGGCATACATAGCCATCCCGCCCATCATTTGGTTATCCACCGTTCCGGAATTTCTAAGATCTCCTATCCCAAAATATGAATATGGCGATATGGTACCGTTTTGCGCAAAAAGGCCTTGTGCGGCCACGCAAACAAAAGCAATCAAAAATTTCTTAACCATCTAACGTTTGTTGTATTCCAGCAAGCAATTGAGCCCCTCCAGGAGAAATTTAGAATTCGCAAATATGGTGTTTTTTAGCCTTTTCGCAAAAAATTGGGCGTCGCCGCCTGTTAAAATAACTGTTAAATGTTGAAAACGATTGCGATACTGCTCGATTACCCCATCCACTTCTTGCGTAACCCCATTGATCACCCCACTGTGCATGCTGGCTGCGGTTGAATTTCCAATAAAGTCCCATATTTCCTCCGGTTCCAGTAGCGGGAGCGCCGCAGTCTGGTTGTGCATGGCCTTATATCGCATTCGTATGCCGGGTGAAATGGCCCCGCCAATGTATTCCCCAAAATTATTGACCATATCATAGGTAATGCAAGTGCCGGCATCAATGACCAAGGTGTTTCCGCGCGGGTTGTGATAAAATGCAGCCGTGGCCAAGGCCACACGGTCCATGCCCAAGGTCTGGGGCGTGGCGTAGCTGTTCTTAAATGGGACTTTGGAATCGTGGGTAAGCACATGCACCTTACAGAACAGGGCCACAATATCACGTTCCTTTCGGTCCAATTTGCCTACGGAAGAAATAAGGGCATGGTTAATTTTAGGGTACTGCTCAAAGAGTCCCTTGACCTTGGAGAGAAACAGGCCCGACTCTGAACTTTGGTCATAAACGATGTTGCCATTTTCAAAAACGGCATATTTAATTAAGGTGTTGCCAATGTCTATGACCAGATTCATGCTGCAAAGATCGAGAATTGCAAAAAAAGGAATGCCTTTTTTGAGGTTTTTGTTTGTATATCCTAATTTTGAAATTATATTTGCACCCGCTTAACAGGCATGGTACCTTAGCTCAGTTGGTAGAGCAACGGACTGAAAATCCGTGTGTCCCTGGTTCGATTCCTGGAGGTACCACAAAAAACCCGGTAAATTTGCCGGGTTTTTTGTTTAAGGACTTTTTATCTGCTAAACCAAAAGATGCAATCTTGCGGGAGCGGGGGAATTAAAAAGTAACTGACTGGAGCTCCTTTCCCAAATCATGAATGGTTCCCTGAATTAATTTTAGACGCTCCTCGGATACGGTGGCCCTACCCGTGGCATATTGACGCATTAAAGAAGGGTTTATCTTTGCCCTCCTTGCAATTGCGGTGATTTTGACCTGCGGAACAAGGTAAAAGAAAGATTCAATGTTCATTTTAAACTCATATCCTTGGATCGGCAAAACCTCATCGACCCAATCCTCTTCCAACTCCACGGCAGTTTCAATATAATCATCAACCGCAACTTTAATGTTCTTTTTCAATTCTTCTAGAGTATCGCCATAGGCAGATACAACGCCTGGAAGATTTTGGGTGGTGCCCCAATACGTTCCATCGTCTGCTTTTTCTACAAACACTTTTACTGATCCCATTCCTCCTGTTTTTTGATGCCTTAGAAATCAACTCTGGGATTTCTTATTCGATCCCGGCTTGTTTTAAGATAGATTTTACTGTGCCCATGGGAACATCCTTTTTGGGATGCGGTATGGTCACTAGCCCTTTTTTCCTTGGGTGTTTAAAATGATGGTGGCTTCCTTTGGTCCTGACCAATTCCCAACCATCACTTTCCACTATCTTAATCAATTGACTTGATTTCACCAAACAAAATTATAACAAAAATGTTATATAACAAAATTGTTATACTACAATTTAATGATATGAGTACTCTAGAGGTACCACAAAAAACCCGGCAACTTTGCCGGGTTTTTTGTTTAGAAACTTTCTCTTTTAACACCTCAAGATATTACCACCGGTTGCGAAGAGAAACTGTCTGCCGAAAGGCAAACATTACTTATTTCCATTGGTAGCTGCTGGCATTTATTCATTCGTTAAAGTTTCGGGATTGGTTCAACAGCCAATATATGTCCCTTTTTATCGAGATAGGTCACTGTCATTTCAATCATATGGGTGGTCCATTTTTCAACTCCCGCCTCTGCTGCTTGTTTGCAAAATGTTGGATAATCCGTTTGTCCTTGTTGATGAATTGAGATAGCGTGTTTTAAACGGCCCGAAGAGCTACTATCATGCACCTGCATTTCAGGATATTTTGGCGCTCCGTAAAGCGCAAAATCATTTTT
Encoded here:
- the lptC gene encoding LPS export ABC transporter periplasmic protein LptC, which codes for MKQTSENIFKCFATVFTVAILFMSCGDQYERVGEEAVKPIFPQGVAQNFTLTYTESKEELSSQDSSQSRVIAVLKSPISEDFDNQSFKFRTFPEGLTVDFFDEKNQKSVISADYGIVYSQTNLIDLRGNVVIETHDGKKLETPQLFFDRKNNWIFTEETFTYTNPEDGTVMDGEGMDFNKDFSFFKAHKTYGLMTIKEEE
- a CDS encoding M48 family metallopeptidase, which translates into the protein MKKKHYLTMIAVSMTMGLSMAQAQNPECMTNLSIYAEHAKVKNYDAAYEPWKMVYESCPDINKANFSYGERILSHKIENSSGADKDGYIQELLSLYDNSIKYFPKNYAVANVMIDKALLLYDNKMASDEEIFKMLDEAFKKDRENFTNPKALYLYFSSLVDLHDAGKKDLQDVFDTYDDVTEKVEAENQKLTDVISKLLPKDSANTITSKEKRMLRVASTNSESYGKVGASIDSKLGALADCDNLIPLYEKSYEEKKGDVAWVKRAVGRMFSKECTDDPMFRKLFEAQLALEPSASAYLYGGALKQKSGDTNGAIADFNKAVELETNSYKKSDILYKIATTVRRTSKSQARSYALKAIDANPANGKAYLLIANLYASSANDCGSTPFEKRAIYWKAEDMARKAGRVDPSLGGHASQTAASYAERAPSKEMIFNSGMAGKTISFSCWVGGSVKVPNL
- a CDS encoding membrane protein yields the protein MVKKFLIAFVCVAAQGLFAQNGTISPYSYFGIGDLRNSGTVDNQMMGGMAMYADSIHINLQNPAAYSKLRLTTYTAGIGHTEYRLKDWTEEQRISNTNLDYLSIGFPIANKVGVGFGLMPLSSVGYSLRDETTTGSGANVTNVFTGEGGLNRIYLSLGFEPIKNLSLGATVNYNFGTLEYQRIQSVENVQFGTLDNRESRVNGYDFNYALNYTPTIKDKYTLFTSVRVNTQANLVSKNSQRLGSFSLVTGDDIEVIDVNLDATNRRNTELKMPTRTTVGLGFGEDKKWFLGAEYSFQQFSDFDNSFLALDNVTYNDATTYAFGGYWVPDHRSLSSYFNRITYRAGLRYDVSGLEVNNKEINNFGITFGLGLPIGGISYESAFSNLNLGFELGRRGTSDAALIEESYLKINVGLSLNARWFQKRKIN
- a CDS encoding type III pantothenate kinase — translated: MNLVIDIGNTLIKYAVFENGNIVYDQSSESGLFLSKVKGLFEQYPKINHALISSVGKLDRKERDIVALFCKVHVLTHDSKVPFKNSYATPQTLGMDRVALATAAFYHNPRGNTLVIDAGTCITYDMVNNFGEYIGGAISPGIRMRYKAMHNQTAALPLLEPEEIWDFIGNSTAASMHSGVINGVTQEVDGVIEQYRNRFQHLTVILTGGDAQFFAKRLKNTIFANSKFLLEGLNCLLEYNKR
- a CDS encoding type II toxin-antitoxin system HicB family antitoxin; this translates as MGSVKVFVEKADDGTYWGTTQNLPGVVSAYGDTLEELKKNIKVAVDDYIETAVELEEDWVDEVLPIQGYEFKMNIESFFYLVPQVKITAIARRAKINPSLMRQYATGRATVSEERLKLIQGTIHDLGKELQSVTF
- a CDS encoding type II toxin-antitoxin system HicA family toxin codes for the protein MIKIVESDGWELVRTKGSHHHFKHPRKKGLVTIPHPKKDVPMGTVKSILKQAGIE
- a CDS encoding DUF1398 domain-containing protein; translation: MFTLEKIHEAFAKVKSGADFPKFVQDLKGIGVTHYDNFVSDGRTTYYGKNDFALYGAPKYPEMQVHDSSSSGRLKHAISIHQQGQTDYPTFCKQAAEAGVEKWTTHMIEMTVTYLDKKGHILAVEPIPKL